The Gossypium arboreum isolate Shixiya-1 chromosome 4, ASM2569848v2, whole genome shotgun sequence DNA segment attttgtatttatagattacatacataaataataatatttatttaatataaaataaattgatgtatttattttttaaatgtatatgagtaaatcaaaattaaagtttagtATACATTTGAACTACAATTAGAGTTTCACGTgtataattgtactaaattgaagTTTATGTATACAATTGTACATTAAATCatatttcatgtataattttgagatttatctctaaatttaaatacaattttttaaaagaaactaaaattgaactataaaattttagaaggtaaaaaggtaattttattattataccatattatatataatttaaatttttcatgtgatttagatttttattattttgtcgattgagtcttagctcaatTGGCATCAACATTGTTGTGACGTGGGTTTGAGTGTAGTGaagtattttatcattttatttaaggGTTGGAGAAAATTATGAGTAATTCTAAATATTGtatcaaaaacacaaaaattaagaATTGTGATACTATACTCATACGAAAGGAAGTAAATAAAAAAGAATTCTTACTATTTTGGGATGGCCAAGACTATTTGCCGTATTCAAGATTTTAAGAACTTGATTAGCGATTAAAACTGTCAGGTTACTGGTTTATCCAATCGGTTCGATTGGTACATTcggttcaattaaataatttattaaaaaattataaaaataaaaatgtatatcAAAAATCCGATTCAACCGATTCTTTTATAATCAAATCAAGTTAAATTGAATTTGTGTTTGAATTAATTAAACGAAAATTTCTGAGTTGGAATTAAAATTCTAACTATGGACTTTTCTCCTTCAATTTAGATACATAAGAGGATGGTAGGTCAATAAGAAAGTTTTGTGTATGATAGTACAATTTAATATAAGCTATTAACAACTTGAGAAACAGAAATtccaaatagaaataattaagaTCTCCATGCCAAGCCACCTTAATTACTTTcacaagcatatatatatattaatgaacaattttttttatacGTTGTAAGGCAGGCATGCATGCATATCACTTGGCTTCATCTAAAGACACACCACTGGCAGTAACGGTACTAACACTTTGCCCTTCTTCAACCCTTTTCCACCCATCTCCGATCCGATTTTCTCCCGATTCTTTCGCCGTATCGTACGACGCGTGTAACCCGAAAAAGAAATAATACAACAACAAAACACACGTCCATATCCCGAACCTTTTGAATGATGCACCATCAATCGATCCCAATAGGAATATATTTATCGCTATAGACAAAGATGGCAACCATGGCACCAATGGTACACCCCATACCTTTGGTTTCCTCGCTTGTTTGATGAACACCGCTATTCCCGCGGTGGCTAAGAACCAAATCGGCATCGTAATCACGTACGCAACCCAATCGTTGTTTTCACTTACACCCCAATAAGTAGCTGTTGCGGTCGAAGACCCTAAAATAAGAATTAGGCATGTGATTAGTTTGTCACGGTCGGTCGTACTCGTCTCTCCGCTCACGTAATAACGTCGAACTATAAGAGCGAGAGCCACGAGCAAGAAGATGAATAACGTCGATATCGAGAGAAGATCGGCGAGAATCTTGAGATCGGTGAAGAAAGCGATAATCGCGGTCGCGATAAGCATGACAATTGTGGCGTTGATTGGTGTACCGGTTTTCGGATGGACTTGTGCTAGCCATGGTGGCAACATGTGTGTTCGAGCAATATGTGTGAGGTATCGAGCTTGACCAACGGCACCGACAAGTAAGACCGTCGTCATGCCTTTCAACGCACCGGCGGCCACGACGTACTTAGCCCATGACATCCCTACAGCTTCAAACGCTACTGAAAACGGTGCGTCCTTGTCTATCTTCGGGTACGGTTGCATTAAGCATAACACAACGGAAAGCAAGCAATATGCAGCCGTTGTTATCGCCATCGAGCCTACAAGACCGATAGGGATATCGCGAGCGGGGTTCTTTGTCTCTTCGGCCATCGTCGAAACAGCATCGAACCCAACGTAGGCGAAGAAAAGCACGGCTGAAGACTTGAAAATACCACGAACACCAAAGGGAGCGAAGTTGCTATAGTTTTTGGTATCGGCTTTCGTAAAACCGGCGATGATTATGAAGAGGATAACGATGACGTGGATGATGGAAGCGATGTAATTGAAGCGTGATGAGCCCTTTGTGCTAAGGACGGCGAGAACGCATATGACACAAACGACAACGACAGCGATAGGATCGAGTTTACTGTAGTCATTGGGCATGCTGTGGACTATGATGACGAAATCATCGGAATCATGGTTGCAAAGGGTGGCGAAATAGGAAGTCCACGACCGAGCCACCGCAGCACCACCGATAACGTACTCCAAGAGGATGTTACCGGCAGCAATATAGGCAATGAAATCACCTAATTCCACTCTAAGGTATGCAAACGAGCCACctgaaaaatgaaaattaatttaGAGAAATTAATGTTAAAATATGCTTTTAATCCCTATATTTTTCATACATTTGTAATTTAGTTTCTTTATACTTATTTctgaaaatttaatttcaaaatttttggattttaaaattgtgatattttgaaattaaaaaaaattcacttgataatcatataaaaaataaatttatttaggaGTGAATATAGAAATCTTATTAGTAATAttcaaaattgaattataaatttttagaggttaaaatataattttatcatttattaattaATGAGTATTTAgtattttaagaaattaaatagattttttttattttcaaagaaaagattaaagtgtaattttattatatattaatttataattctaccatttgtaaaaggattaaactataaaattttcattttggggAACAATGTGTTAATTATTGgacttaaaaaataaatagaaattgtAGCATATTTTAATTAGAGATTAAATATCAAATTCAGCACAATAGAGGGACTGAAACTAGAATTAGACCTCAGATAATTATTAGTATACTATTTACCAGCAACGGGAATTTCAACGGCGAACTCAGTGTAGCAAAATACGGAAAGCATGGCTGACACTCCGGACACCACGAAGGACAAAACCACTGCGGGGCCGGAGACTTGTTGTGCTTGAAGTCCGGTGAGAACGAAAATTCCGGATCCGATGACGGCACCGATACCAAACCAAATAAGGTCCCACCACGAGAGGTTCTTCTTCATCTCATGTTGGCTTCGAGCCTTGATTTCATGGAGCTCCGTTGAGTCAAGCGATCGGGTCAAAACCCGATTCATGAACCGATTCGGAGTTTCTTTCAGCGCTTGGACGTAATTGCCCCAGCTCTTAAACGATTCCTCAGGGAGAAAGTCGTCTTTTCCGCATGAACACCCTCGTCGCCTTAACCCTTCGTCTTCCCCGGTTACACCATCAACCCCCATAGTATTTTTCAtcacaaaaatgaaaaaaaaaaaaggcttttaAATTAAATCTCTCACAAAATGTGAGAATTTTGGGTATTAAATAGAGGATTAAGGTAAGTGTAATAATCCGGCAATAGATACTGAGACAAAAAAGTTGTAGCATGTCTGTTCGAAAATAACCAATGATTTcgattaaaaattgaaaaatatcaataaaaatattttattaaactaatCAGTATAATTGTCAATATAATTTttatggaaaaaataaaataaaagacaaaACAAGTAGCAATGATTCCCATTCACGTTACCACCTATCTAAATATGTTTAGAATCTTACCTATGCATTTTCATTGatgaataaatattattttttatgaatttttaattgtttatttactTGGAGAAATTGTTGCTGGAACTAATGGTGGTTTGATTGACTAAAAGACAAAACTTATATTTCAAAACAGAATAATCCAAAACCAAAAATACTAAAGGTACCGTAGTGTGTCTGCTTCATCGTTCTAAACCTGAGAATTCAAACTTGAAACCTGGAAATGACGGGCAATGGAGTTCAAAGGAGGGAACGAGAGAACTCAACATGGAGACGAGCTCGGGACAGAAAGACACTAATGTGGCTCAACAGGAGGAACCTGAGGGAGGGAATGGATGAGACGCTACCTTCACAAGACAACCAGTCTTCGTATATGGAAGTGAACCAAGAGATGCGAACAAGAAGGAATGCTTTAGGGAGTTCCAACCCTAGGTATTTGAGGAATGCAGGGAGAGGTACAGGAGGTGGAATCTAAGAAGTCAGTTTGTAGAAGCGACTCGAAGCCGGGTTCCCATTTTTATCTCTCCTCCACCTATGCTGCCATTTCTGAATCTCCCTTGCTCAGCATGGCAAGTTCTTGTCCAGAGAGACCGAAACAATGTGGGAGATGGCCAATCGTTCATGGAGATTCTGAGGGAAAGATTGGAACAGGATGTGATGGAAGCTCACCTGAAAAGGCAAGCGATATCAGCCTTCGAGCTTCTGGTCAATCCGAGAATCTATACTTTTCGATCCGGGTGAAGTCCTTGTTGATTCAAGGGACCCCATCAGGGTGAAGTTAAGACCTTTGTTTCCACTTCCTCGGAGACAGGTAGAACCCTCAACGCAGGGAGCTGAATCTCCCACAAACTCCACCCACAATAATCTGTGGCACTGCAGAGTTGCTCATCACCATGAATTCCGCCAATCTGTTTGGGATATGGTCAGATTCTACGACCCTCATTTGATGATCATCACGGGAACCAGGGCCTGTATTGGTGACGTCAGAAACATTGTGGACAATCTACCTTTTGATGGATGCATGGACACTCGAACCATAGGTTACCAAGATGGGATTTGGCTCCTTTGGAAATCCAACATGGTCACTGTCGAAGAACCTTGTAGCACGGAACAAGAGACCCATGCACTCGTCAAGGTACGTGCTTCTTCCATCTCTTGGTTATTATCTGCTGTACATGCTAGCCCTAGGCTTGCTGAGCGTAAACTGTTATGGAGTAACCTGAAATAGGTGTTATCTAGGCTTGATAAAAAAGGTGACTAGTAAGCATAAATTACCTTGGATTATCACGGGTGACGTTAATGAGGTGTTATCTAGGCTTGATAAAAAAGGTGGTCTTCCTGTTGATCATTCCCGTATTAATGCTTTTCATGATTGTCTTAATGCTTGCAACATGTTAGATCTCGGTTTTATTGGAGCATGAAAGAGTACCAAGAGATTCTTGATCAAGAAGCGGACCTTGGGATTATGAAATCTAGAGTGGAGTGGCTTGTTGAAGGTTACTAGCTTCTTCCACCTCACTACTGTTAAGAGAAGAAGTCACAACAGGATTAttggtttaaataacaatttccGCACTCGGTCAACTAGTAAGGAGAGGATCAGCTCAATCATTCGAAGCTATTTTCATGATTTGTTTAGATCTAGTAGGGAGGTCAATGAGTTGTCGCCTCTACATTCTGATCTTCAGTGGCCTAGACTTACCTTGGATGAGAAATTCTCTTACTGCCCCTTTGAGTGAGGTGGAAATCGCGAAAGTTGTTTGTTCTTTCCGAAATCTCA contains these protein-coding regions:
- the LOC108459122 gene encoding cationic amino acid transporter 1-like, translated to MKNTMGVDGVTGEDEGLRRRGCSCGKDDFLPEESFKSWGNYVQALKETPNRFMNRVLTRSLDSTELHEIKARSQHEMKKNLSWWDLIWFGIGAVIGSGIFVLTGLQAQQVSGPAVVLSFVVSGVSAMLSVFCYTEFAVEIPVAGGSFAYLRVELGDFIAYIAAGNILLEYVIGGAAVARSWTSYFATLCNHDSDDFVIIVHSMPNDYSKLDPIAVVVVCVICVLAVLSTKGSSRFNYIASIIHVIVILFIIIAGFTKADTKNYSNFAPFGVRGIFKSSAVLFFAYVGFDAVSTMAEETKNPARDIPIGLVGSMAITTAAYCLLSVVLCLMQPYPKIDKDAPFSVAFEAVGMSWAKYVVAAGALKGMTTVLLVGAVGQARYLTHIARTHMLPPWLAQVHPKTGTPINATIVMLIATAIIAFFTDLKILADLLSISTLFIFLLVALALIVRRYYVSGETSTTDRDKLITCLILILGSSTATATYWGVSENNDWVAYVITMPIWFLATAGIAVFIKQARKPKVWGVPLVPWLPSLSIAINIFLLGSIDGASFKRFGIWTCVLLLYYFFFGLHASYDTAKESGENRIGDGWKRVEEGQSVSTVTASGVSLDEAK